One window of Daphnia magna isolate NIES unplaced genomic scaffold, ASM2063170v1.1 Dm_contigs074, whole genome shotgun sequence genomic DNA carries:
- the LOC116935734 gene encoding uncharacterized protein LOC116935734, which produces MSDKAIPVRVAPIQEEEPEEELEEWQTTNDSAELKHYRTQAKRIHTKSLNQALLAVRMLEDVDTVNVYRVGLVRAYDIVERIHRRYVEALADVANYLDSCQARARSVAGSSRSSTSNRSSASSTRRKLQEAERLEKEMQLKIQQERAEALQQAEEDERMQQLEIARKAEERRVEAAHDLAVAEEVDEMETSGFDKTGVWKPSFVPSHPPATLIPNFRIPCGAATSTQPCSQYEPASSEQPSTSDQPSSSIPKLNTNAFSYVPPNVFNQPNPSIAQQFTSSARPSLIPTTTTSALPVHNRVTQQTFSPQIPVHAPQPTVYSPDAWIFAVNRHDAPPTFYSSSRPPKAEPPKFDGNPINWPMFIQSFKVQIHDTCFSDAERQHHLRASLTTEIQNNLGEVLLNPGLYSFALKELHRNRRNLELVGYGLELHSSTTLAQLVGKLTPTLRSKWAEMSYRIQDRLPTILDLDTWLDDVTMAEYFVRVGVNPTPQQGSHPKTRENVHRSSNEKQKKSTTTPMVFSTTVKIASCPHCDGAHRLYLCEKFKALNTTERSEIVKEKRCCYRCLDDRHLSSECTKEKECGTDECKRLHHPLLHGAPRMYPKTPRSSLMSSLFQKSLFNGSVSYGYESETTLLPIVPMLIEANGRTWTGYGLLDPGSQISMITNALANELGLQGEKGISRIGTIRNENVDLRKLVKDWPHLAGLKVPTQNSMHVNVLIGSCDMAPQEVLEIKRDPLNERAPRGLRTAFGWCIAGPISPAAVAQLQCNSLSLAPPPDQDLVNAIDRFLLTETYEARAGVKMPISEEEVRANKILNETTKFLGDRYESGLLWKHEEPNLPDNSQSTLARFLKLERRLIADENLGKRYSAAINEYISLGHARKLSAEEVNYRPVGQTWFLPHHPVINPKKPEKCRPVFDASAYYKGMSLNSALLKGPDLLTNLIGVLIRFRQHPIALSADIVKMFHQVRVRPKDGPALRFFYRDPGIQEPPSVYQMNVQPFGAVCSPTICAHVLRQAAEDGGIDAADVTNQIIDHFYVDNWLTSSPTAKEAVQHAKRVADVLLQGGFELAQWGSSCPKVLLSLPGNPVSSIDLALHGIPIERTLGLSLDYGSDSFVVSLSIKLDGTTKREILRETSSVYDPFGFLSPVLLHAKLILQAVCRKSVGWDDQLDQTTVDEWQHWVVSLSKLKPLSISRCFNPELAKARGVGLHLFADASESAFGAIAYLRFDNPDGVKVSFVMAKARVAPIKYVSIPRLELCAALLAARLASVIKSELRLKIDQATFWSDSTTVLRWINSPHYRFHVYVGNRIGEILELSESSQWLYVPTTQNPADDVSRGVTSTEFSIEHRFFTGPSFLYQSPQNWPAFPDVKQGIDETEDPEVRCTRWVGATLHVTDSIDRLTTYTSRFPFLVGVVGYVKRFINNARKDKTHRDFGKLSETEVKNAEAELFRRAQMSAFPEDYSNIKEGKQLDPGSSLITLTPFVDHQGVLRVGGRIENAPTPPEARHPIILPAEEKITELMIYSLHLEFVHSTTERTFHELRKLYWVQRGRKTVRRIINKCFKCKQHYAKALFPMMAALPGYRLKPFYPAFTHTGVDFFGPYNVTIFRRKVKRWACLFTCMSSRAVHLEMSYSLDTSSFINCISHFEDRRTTPKHYHSDNGTNFVGAVREFSECLRRMEQLAIQDGRKRRTVTWSFNPPSAPHFGGTWERLVQSSKRALRFVLNEQTLIDDTLVTTLIQV; this is translated from the exons ATGAGTGACAAAGCTATACCAGTTCGAGTGGCAC CtattcaagaagaagaaccggAGGAGGAATTGGAAGAATGGCAAACGACCAACGATTCTGCTGAGCTAAAGCATTACCGTACTCAGGCAAAGAGAATTCACACGAAGTCACTTAATCAAGCTCTCCTTGCCGTCCGGATGCTAGAAGATGTTGATACAGTCAACGTATATCGAGTTGGCTTGGTCCGTGCATACGACATAGTTGAAAGAATTCACCGTCGCTACGTGGAA GCGTTAGCTGACGTGGCCAACTACTTAGATTCCTGTCAGGCCCGTGCAAGATCAGTTGCAGGTTCCAGCCGCAGTAGCACTTCTAACCGTTCATCAGCCTCATCGACACGCCGTAAACTTCAAGAGGCAGAGCGGCTAGAAAAGGAAATGCAACTAAAGATTCAACAGGAAAGAGCTGAAGCCTTGCAACAAGCCGAAGAGGATGAACGTATGCAGCAGTTGGAAATCGCTAGAAAAGCAGAAGAAAGGCGTGTTGAAGCAGCAC ACGATTTAGCAGTTGCCGAAGAGGTCGATGAAATGGAAACGTCCGGGTTTGACAAAACAGGTGTCTGGAAACCTTCTTTCGTCCCATCTCATCCACCTGCTACGCTTATCCCAAATTTCCGTATACCGTGTGGGGCAGCAACGTCAACGCAACCATGCTCTCAATACGAGCCGGCTTCGTCTGAACAGCCGTCTACGTCTGACCAGCCGTCCTCGTCGATTCCCAAGCTAAATACCAACGCCTTCAGCTACGTACCACCAAACGTATTCAACCAGCCAAATCCAAGTATAGCTCAGCAATTCACCTCAAGCGCTCGTCCGTCACTGATTCCAACAACCACGACGTCGGCGCTACCCGTCCACAACCGAGTTACGCAACAAACGTTTTCGCCTCAAATACCAGTTCACGCTCCACAACCAACGGTGTATTCTCCTGATGCCTGGATATTCGCCGTAAATCGTCATGACGCACCTCCGACATTTTATTCATCATCGAGGCCGCCGAAAGCTGAACCACCGAAGTTTGACGGCAACCCGATAAACTGGCCTATGTTTATCCAGTCATTCAAGGTTCAAATTCACGACACATGCTTCAGCGATGCTGAACGTCAACACCATCTACGTGCAAGCTTGACGACCGAAATTCAGAACAATCTTGGCGAAGTTCTACTCAACCCTGGATTATACTCCTTTGCATTGAAAGAGCTGCATCGGAA TCGTCGCAACTTGGAACTGGTTGGATATGGACTGGAACTACACAGCAGTACAACCTTGGCTCAATTGGTTGGAAAATTGACGCCCACCTTACGCAGTAAATGGGCCGAAATGAGCTATCGAATTCAAGATAGATTGCCTACGATACTCGACCTGGACACGTGGCTCGATGACGTTACGATGGCGGAATACTTCGTCCGTGTTGGCGTCAACCCCACACCCCAGCAAGGCAGTCATCCGAAAACTCGAGAAAACGTCCACAGGTCGTCGAacgaaaaacagaagaaatcgACCACGACTCCCATGGTCTTTTCTACGACCGTAAAAATTGCGTCCTGCCCACACTGTGACGGTGCTCATCGCCTTTACCTCTGTGAGAAGTTCAAAGCCTTAAATACCACGGAACGATCAGAAatcgtcaaagaaaaaagatgctgTTACCGGTGTCTCGACGACCGCCATCTAAGTTCCGAGTGTACGAAGGAAAAGGAATGTGGAACGGACGAGTGTAAACGTCTTCACCACCCTCTTCTCCATGGAGCACCAAGGATGTACCCGAAAACGCCACGATCGAGCTTGATGTCATCCTTGTTTCAAAAGAGCCTGTTTAACGGCTCGGTCTCCTACGGCTACGAAAGTGAAACGACCTTACTGCCCATCGTCCCTATGTTAATTGAAGCTAATGGCCGAACCTGGACCGGTTATGGATTGCTGGATCCTGGAAGCCAAATCTCAATGATAACCAACGCGCTTGCAAACGAATTGGGACTTCAAGGCGAGAAGGGAATTTCAAGAATCGGAAC AATCAGAAACGAAAACGTTGACCTAAGGAAGTTGGTTAAGGATTGGCCTCATCTAGCCGGATTGAAAGTTCCCACCCAAAATTCCATGCACGTTAACGTGTTGATCGGCTCGTGTGATATGGCACCGCAAGAGGTCCTTGAAATTAAAAGAGATCCGTTGAACGAGCGGGCCCCGCGAGGACTACGAACAGCCTTTGGATGGTGTATAGCTGGACCGATCTCTCCAGCCGCCGTTGCACAACTGCAGTGCAACTCGCTCTCATTAGCGCCCCCACCCGACCAAGATCTTGTGAATGCAATTGATCGCTTTCTACTCACCGAGACTTACGAAGCCCGAGCAGGAGTCAAGATGCCGATTAGCGAAGAAGAAGTACGCGCGAACAAGATCCTAAACGAAACGACGAAATTCTTAGGCGATCGATACGAGTCGGGACTTCTCTGGAAACACGAAGAGCCGAACCTGCCCGACAACAGCCAGTCTACACTAGCGCGTTTCCTCAAGCTAGAACGAAGACTCATCGCCGACGAAAACCTTGGTAAAAGGTACTCCGCAGCAATCAACGAGTATATCAGCCTTGGTCACGCCCGAAAACTCTCAGCTGAGGAGGTCAACTATCGTCCAGTTGGCCAAACCTGGTTTCTGCCTCACCATCCGGTGATAAATCCGAAGAAACCCGAAAAATGCCGCCCGGTCTTTGATGCCTCCGCGTACTACAAGGGAATGTCGCTGAACTCTGCCCTGCTGAAAGGACCCGACCTGCTAACCAACCTCATTGGTGTGCTGATACGTTTCCGACAACATCCGATAGCGTTGAGCGCGGATATTGTTAAAATGTTCCACCAAGTAAGGGTGCGGCCAAAAGACGGGCCGGCACTTCGCTTTTTCTATCGTGACCCGGGTATACAGGAACCACCCTCCGTTTACCAAATGAACGTGCAACCCTTCGGCGCAGTTTGCTCTCCGACAATTTGTGCTCACGTTCTACGTCAAGCAGCCGAAGATGGCGGGATTGATGCGGCTGACGTTACCAACCAAATAATCGACCATTTTTACGTGGATAATTGGTTGACATCATCCCCAACTGCCAAAGAAGCTGTTCAGCACGCAAAAAGGGTGGCAGACGTTCTACTTCAAGGAGGATTCGAGCTCGCCCAATGGGGTTCATCATGTCCAAAAGTTCTATTGTCGTTGCCTGGCAATCCAGTCTCATCCATCGATTTAGCCCTACACGGAATACCCATAGAGCGGACGCTGGGGCTTTCACTCGACTACGGCAGCGATTCGTTTGTGGTGAGCTTAAGCATAAAACTGGATGGAACGACGAAACGAGAAATACTTCGAGAAACGTCAAGCGTCTACGACCCATTTGGGTTTCTTTCACCGGTGTTGCTACACGCAAAACTTATCCTGCAAGCTGTATGCAGAAAATCGGTTGGCTGGGACGATCAACTAGACCAAACGACCGTCGATGAGTGGCAACATTGGGTCGTCTCCCTCTCGAAGCTAAAACCACTCTCCATCTCACGATGTTTCAACCCAGAGCTAGCAAAAGCGCGAGGTGTGGGACTTCATCTGTTTGCTGACGCATCCGAATCAGCTTTTGGTGCCATCGCCTATCTCCGATTTGACAATCCCGACGGCGTAAAGGTGTCATTTGTCATGGCCAAGGCAAGAGTGGCACCCATCAAATACGTTTCGATTCCCAGACTTGAGCTGTGTGCAGCATTACTCGCAGCCCGTCTAGCATCAGTGATCAAGTCAGAACTTCGACTAAAAATCGACCAAGCCACATTCTGGTCGGACTCCACAACGGTTTTGAGATGGATAAACTCTCCACACTATCGTTTTCATGTTTACGTTGGAAACCGAATAGGCGAAATATTGGAGCTGTCCGAAAGTAGTCAATGGCTTTATGTCCCTACAACTCAAAACCCAGCAGACGATGTCAGCCGTGGCGTCACATCTACAGAATTTTCCATCGAGCATCGTTTCTTTACTGGACCATCTTTCCTCTATCAATCACCGCAAAACTGGCCGGCCTTCCCCGATGTAAAACAGGGAATTGACGAAACAGAGGATCCCGAAGTTCGCTGTACGAGATGGGTTGGTGCGACACTACACGTAACCGATTCCATTGACCGGCTCACCACGTACACCTCCCGCTTTCCGTTTTTAGTCGGCGTCGTCGGCTACGTCAAACGTTTCATCAATAACGCTCggaaagataaaacccatcgTGATTTCGGCAAACTATCGGAAACCGAGGTCAAGAATGCGGAAGCGGAATTGTTTAGGCGCGCCCAGATGTCTGCCTTTCCTGAAGATTACAGTAATATAAAGGAGGGAAAGCAGCTCGATCCTGGTTCAAGCCTAATCACGTTAACGCCATTCGTCGACCATCAAGGAGTTTTACGGGTCGGAGGACGTATTGAAAATGCTCCAACCCCACCGGAAGCTCGCCATCCGATCATACTCCCAGCCGAAGAAAAAATCACGGAATTGATGATTTATAGTCTTCACCTCGAGTTCGTACACTCCACTACAGAGAGAACCTTTCACGAATTACGTAAACTCTACTGGGTTCAACGTGGACGAAAAACGGTGAGAAGAATTATAAACAAGTGTTTTAAATGCAAGCAACACTACGCAAAGGCACTTTTTCCAATGATGGCCGCTCTTCCCGGTTACCGTTTGAAGCCTTTCTACCCCGCCTTTACACACACCGGAGTAGATTTCTTTGGCCCGTACAACGTAACGATATTCAGACGGAAAGTAAAACGCTGGGCCTGTTTATTTACTTGCATGTCATCAAGAGCCGTGCACCTGGAAATGTCATACTCTCTTGACACTTCCTCCTTCATCAACTGCATCAGTCACTTCGAAGATCGCCGTACAACCCCGAAACATTATCACAGTGATAATGGCACGAACTTTGTTGGAGCTGTGCGTGAATTTTCCGAGTGTCTCCGTCGGATGGAACAGCTAGCCATTCAAGATGGGCGGAAACGAAGAACGGTGACTTGGAGTTTCAACCCACCTTCCGCGCCACATTTTGGTGGAACCTGGGAACGTCTAGTTCAATCGTCAAAACGTGCCTTAAGATTCGTACTCAACGAGCAAACTCTGATTGACGATACCTTAGTCACCACGCTAATTCAAGTGTAG